A stretch of Syntrophales bacterium DNA encodes these proteins:
- a CDS encoding winged helix-turn-helix domain-containing protein yields the protein MKRIEIPDVETFLAAVEDEISHTAESRYYHRLHVVHHVLKGDSCYEAAKFYNHSPRSVENWIHQFTTHGFAGLSEGKRPGRPGRMSLFQQKELHQHLLRSPREFGYDQNIWDGLLLSHHIHKQFSIQLQVRQCQNLFHHLEFTLQRPRRLAAEANPEKQELFKKNSKHG from the coding sequence ATGAAGCGGATTGAGATTCCAGATGTTGAAACATTTCTGGCAGCAGTGGAAGATGAAATATCCCATACGGCCGAGAGTAGATATTACCACCGACTCCATGTTGTTCATCACGTTCTTAAAGGAGACAGCTGTTATGAAGCGGCTAAGTTTTACAACCACTCTCCCCGCAGTGTGGAAAACTGGATTCACCAATTCACAACCCATGGCTTTGCCGGACTATCAGAGGGAAAACGCCCTGGCCGTCCCGGTCGCATGTCGTTGTTCCAACAAAAAGAATTGCACCAACATTTATTGCGTTCACCCCGGGAATTCGGTTATGACCAAAACATATGGGATGGACTATTGCTTTCCCATCATATCCACAAACAGTTTTCGATACAGTTACAGGTTAGACAGTGTCAAAACCTTTTCCACCACTTGGAATTCACGCTACAGAGACCTCGGCGGCTGGCTGCCGAAGCTAACCCAGAGAAACAAGAACTCTTTAAAAAAAATTCCAAACATGGATGA